Genomic segment of Candidatus Nanopelagicales bacterium:
ACCGTGACCGGAACCAGCGCCCAACCAAGCGCCTCGCTGAGCAGGTATGAGGCGACCTCGCGGTGGCCCAGGGTGTCCTGGTGGAAGTCCCACAGTGGGCGCTCGCCGGCGGTGGGCTTGTAAACCGCGACGACCGCCGGGGTCTGTTCTTGGTCGATTGGCTGGCATCTGACCACGAGCGCGGCGTTGCTGGAGTCGACCAGGCGTCCAACAATCGACATCTCGCCGCGACTCAGTGACGCCGCAATGTCAGCGTCGATACCCATTGGCCCGTGGGCAGATGTGACCGTCGGGATCCAGTGGTAGGTGACAGAAGGGACACGGCGGACGACCGGCGGCCACAACGGCTGCTGCGCGGGCGGCAAAGGCCCCGGCCATGGACGCTGTCAGGCGAACGCGCAGGCAGTCAGGGGCGTCTTCGTCGGAGTCATCTTCGATGTCTGGAACGTCACCGTCAGTTGGGCCGTGGCCCTCGATGATCACGCGATCGGTAAGGGCGTTCCAGCCGAGTCCGAGGGCGCTGACGCGGAACTCCTCGACGAGCGGTGTCTCCAGTGGCTCAAGATCCTCGGGCTCGGACGGGTCCGTTCCCATCAATACTTCGGGGTGTCGGCGGGAGACCTCATCGAGCAGTTCGACCACCTTCTCTGCCAGCAGGGTCGCCTGTTCCTTCTCAATCGCGACGCTGACGATGCGCGCCCCTTCGCGCGCCTGCAGATAGAACGTGCGATCCCCAGGCTGCCCGACGGTGCCAACCACGAAGCGTTCTGGTGGGTCGAACAGGTGTACTTGCTTGGGCATGGA
This window contains:
- a CDS encoding DUF3090 family protein, which gives rise to MPKQVHLFDPPERFVVGTVGQPGDRTFYLQAREGARIVSVAIEKEQATLLAEKVVELLDEVSRRHPEVLMGTDPSEPEDLEPLETPLVEEFRVSALGLGWNALTDRVIIEGHGPTDGDVPDIEDDSDEDAPDCLRVRLTASMAGAFAARAAAVVAAGRPPCPFCHLPLDPDGHICPRANGYRR